From Pandoraea norimbergensis, the proteins below share one genomic window:
- a CDS encoding reverse transcriptase/maturase family protein, whose translation MPRTVNGLWDELTSFENLHLAYMGARDGKRYRNEVMQFAVEAEEHLFNIQNHMLWKTWKPGPQREFVVREPKLRLIQAPPFQDRVVHHALVQVVEPHFERRFIYDSYACREGKGTQRAVMRVQHFLRVAKRNWGDDIYVVKADISKYFASIQHHILMDEVERVISDPGVLWLWRQIISGYGHEAGLGLPVGALTSQLAANVLLNRLDHIAKDDMGLRFYVRYMDDFVVVVQGKAEAQRVLQALEKVVNSLGLSLNPKTAIHPWQRGVDFCGYRIWPTHILPRKRNIKRARADFRRLMTQYFAGEVDLPDVRQRVMSFLAYAKHCNAHRTVEGVLGDLVLVPGLRDIPDKLMLGG comes from the coding sequence ATGCCGCGCACTGTGAATGGTCTTTGGGACGAACTCACCTCCTTTGAAAATCTGCACCTGGCCTACATGGGCGCCCGCGATGGAAAGCGGTATCGCAACGAGGTAATGCAGTTCGCGGTAGAGGCTGAAGAGCACCTCTTCAACATCCAGAATCACATGCTCTGGAAGACTTGGAAGCCCGGCCCGCAACGCGAGTTCGTGGTGCGCGAGCCCAAGCTACGCCTGATTCAGGCGCCACCATTTCAAGATCGCGTCGTTCACCATGCGCTGGTGCAGGTCGTGGAGCCGCACTTCGAGCGCCGGTTCATTTACGACAGCTACGCTTGCCGCGAGGGCAAAGGCACCCAGCGCGCCGTCATGCGCGTGCAGCACTTCCTGCGCGTGGCGAAGCGGAACTGGGGCGACGACATCTATGTGGTGAAGGCGGACATCAGCAAGTATTTCGCCAGCATCCAGCATCACATTCTCATGGACGAGGTGGAGCGGGTCATTTCGGATCCTGGCGTGCTCTGGCTCTGGCGGCAAATCATCAGCGGATACGGCCACGAGGCCGGGCTGGGCCTGCCAGTCGGTGCGCTGACCAGCCAGCTCGCGGCGAACGTCTTGTTGAACCGCCTCGATCACATCGCCAAGGACGACATGGGCCTGCGCTTCTACGTGCGGTACATGGACGACTTCGTGGTGGTGGTGCAGGGCAAGGCTGAAGCCCAGCGCGTGCTACAGGCCCTGGAAAAGGTCGTCAATAGCCTGGGCCTGTCGCTCAACCCGAAGACCGCGATTCACCCGTGGCAGCGCGGCGTGGACTTTTGCGGCTACCGCATCTGGCCGACGCATATCCTCCCGCGCAAGCGCAATATCAAGCGCGCCCGCGCTGACTTCCGCCGGCTCATGACCCAGTATTTCGCCGGCGAGGTCGATCTACCCGACGTGCGCCAGCGCGTGATGTCGTTCCTCGCCTACGCCAAGCATTGCAACGCCCACCGCACCGTTGAAGGCGTGTTGGGTGATCTGGTGCTGGTGCCCGGCCTGCGCGACATCCCCGACAAGCTCATGCTAGGCGGCTGA